Part of the Zingiber officinale cultivar Zhangliang chromosome 6A, Zo_v1.1, whole genome shotgun sequence genome, AATTCCAAACTCCTATTaagacataaaaaaaaaaaagaaaagaaacagtgTTTCTGATTCTCTCTCGCTGTTGTTATTTCGTTTCTTTTATGTTTTCCCCTGTAAATTCTAGCTACTGGTTTGATTCCTTTGCTGTGTGGTATTTACAATTGGCAGATTCAACCCCTGGAATTTGTAGTTAATAAGCAGAAAAAGGCTGTTGTTGATGGAGGAGAAGCATGGTGGAGCTCTGCGAGGCAGCGGGGGAGGAGTAGAAGTCGTCGAGGTCGTCGTAGTACGAGTCCGggacggcggcggcggcagccCACATTGAGCCATCTAGCGCGCCCCGCATCTCCTCCGGCAGCAGTGGCGTGCGGCACAGCGGGCACGTGCACTGCTCGTGCTCCAGCCACCGGTCCAGGCAGCCGCGGTGGAAGACGTGGCGGCAGTTACTCAACCGCCGGACCTCCTCCGCCGCCTCGAACTCGTACAGGCAGACCGCGCATCCGCCGCCTACGTACTTCCCCTCCGCCGCCGTCGCTATCTCCTCGTACCGCACCACCGGGAGCGCCTCCTGGATCAGCAGCGCCGACGGCGACCAGAACCGCGGCGACTCCTGGCGCCGCGCCTCGAGCTGAGCGGAATCAGGCCAGGGGGCGTCGTCGTGCTCGAGCAGGTCGCCGAGGCCGACGGCTTCGAAGCCCCGGCAGATGATCCGGCGGACGTACCCGAGGAGTAAAATGATATGGCAGACGAACTTCGGCGGCAGCGCGTCGTGGAAGGCGGCCGGGACCCCCATGAACTCCAACTAAATTTAcggaggaaaaaaaaacaaagaagactgAGTGACCTCGAAGATCTACAACACGCAGAGGTTCggtgggaagaagaagaagaagacgcggAACAGAAAGGGAAGGAGGAAGGTGCGTCCTGCGCGGTGGTGGAGCGAGATCTCTCATCGCCGACTATTTAAATCGGTGGAAAGTGATGGCTGAGGAAAGTGCGTCTCTGGTTCCTTTCGCTCTCATGCACGCACACGCTCACGCTCACGCGCTCCTCGCGTTCCTTTTTTTAATCGATGCCGTCCATCTGACTTCGCTGGCGGCTTCGGCCTTCGTTATCCGGGCCGCCGCAGCCCAAGCCGTGGCGTGTCTtcaaaattttatcttttaaaatattcaatattttaaatattatccaTTAAAATATAAGATATTATTATGATCCTTGCTAAGTGATTTTTTGAATATTAAAGAGGTCTCTTTCTCAAGTGATAATCTTGATCTGCCTATCAGTTTCGGTACAACACTGGCAAGTCCTTATTAATTAAATGTAAGTTTTATGCTCGTCATAAAGAGCAAGAGGGCACCTAcctaaataataaaatatgatataaaatatACTAGTTCTTAATGGCGACATCAATATTTTCTTTGACGGATCTTTGAGATTGTTTGAAGACGATGGACCAGCAAATGTTATTCCGGGTTTCTTGGTGATGATCTCGTTTGAGCTAATATATTAAGGCGGTAGGTTTGAGGTGGGCAAAGGCAAAATCAAAGACTAGGCAAGCCTTGACcaagtattttgaaaattgaatcgaATTTTTGGTTAATCGATATGGTTCGAGTGAATAAATTTGGTCGTGACTTGAGTCTCTTGACTTCCTTTTCCTCACCCTTAAATGATCAATGATCTCTTGAGACTAGTTTGTGCTTCCTTCATTTTTGCTTCCaaaaattagtaaaaaaaaacaaagattgAACGTAgaatatatttttgtttttaaaaatatataatcttTTTCTAAAGGTGCAATCTAGTTCCATTTATTGTCATCGACCTCTAATTTGGAAGCTTGTGAAGGGCCATCTCTTAGTCGTTGCGTCAAACTTCTGTCTTTCTTTTTGTTCACTACATTTGGAGCCAAGTGATGAGAATCTTTGGCTGCTAAGGCAAGCAATGCcaataaaaaattgaattaaaaagcTGTTTAACACCCAGCTAATTGCCAGCATTtattattctctctctctcttgattTTGAGACAAACATCTGAACGCGTTTAAAGGTTTTTGTAAGGAGTAGCTAGGAGCAGCTTTTTGTTCCATTTTTGCTTTATCTCTTATAATAAAAGAGTCTGGATaatttaatgatgatattcagaGTCCATGAATATTGATTTATAGTAAACACATTGTATTGTCTCTCTTGtactttgtttattattttttttctactaGAAATTGTTGTTCTCCATTGAATAGAAAGTCAATCAAAAAATGAAAAGGTTTACATTTTTTGAATATACCAATGTCGATTTGTACAGAGATATTATGAGATGTAACTTGTTATCGATGCCCCTACTAATGGTTATCTATAGATTTAAGTGATCGTGTTTGTATTAAGAGTTAACTATATATGAATATCGATGAGATATATGTTTACAAAGTATAAAGTACTCCAAGCATGGTACCATTGATTATTGAAAACATGTGAATGCCTTCAAGTATGATCTGTCCTTGTGTGGCACCTCACTTCATGTGGAATATTCTCGACCACCATTAGAAAAGTGGTGCATTGTTTGCTTGTGTGATTGCCACCGGGAGAAATAGGAGCTCGTTCAGTGTTTTGAGTCGTACATTTGTAGCGAGTAGTAAGCTAACCTCGACGGAAAAGAATCTATAATTGGCGTGTCTGGCTTCGTGAAAAGGTTCGTGAAGGCAACAAGGCGGGCAGACGACTCACATCTACTTCTCTTAATAACAACCTTTAAAATAACATTAATGTCATCGAAATTCTTATGTTCCTTGCATGATGAGACGAGAAGATTAGGATGGTTAGGCTGAAAGAGAAAGTGCAATGCTCGAACGAACGAACAAAATTATGAAGAGAAAAGTTGAATGTGCCTTAATCAAGAGGATCAAAGTTTACTCTCTGAGCCTCAATCAAAAGTAGCAGATGTCTCAGATAGAATCGCAATGGAATTTGCAACAGAAGTTTATGTCACAGCTTTGTTGCTACAGTGTCGCTGGGACATATAAATTGGAACAAAACAAGTACAAGACATGTTAACAAAATTCAAAGTGCAAGTGTCATCGAGTGACCTTTAGCGGGCCTGGTTCGGCCCTGTGTCTAGCCCATTTAGGATTGCACCAGGCCTGAAACCGCAGGTCCGCCCGGCCCATTTCCCTATCGGGCATAATAATCTTGCGCTCGTCCCAGCCTTTCAGGTCCCAATTATTGTTGGCCGGTTGTATTAAAAGTAATCAATGTACCTACCAATTATTCTATCTTATCCTTTGCCACCATCTACTGCCTGCCAATAATAAAAAGTTAGTTACAGAACGTTCTAGATAGGAGTTCGAAAAATTATTACATTAAACTTATTACATTAGATAAAATGTAtgccttttaaaaaattatatatattataataattttaactaaaattattttaatatactcAAAAGTATtagtaaaattaaatttatttttaaaacatcaCAATTACTTAAATATTAGTTAAAAAGTGTTCTAATTTAACTAATATTATTAAAacaatattattaaaattattataacttTAAATCAAAACTACTATTACATAAATCAATTTACTAAAATTATTTGAAGCAACTTTGGTCTATATGTTAAGATTTAGAGTTTAGAGTCTTAATTATTTCATGTTGAAATGAATTTACTCAAAGCTACTATAATAAAATTGGACAATAATATTTTTGAGTTTTAAAGCTtccttttaatatatatatttttttaaaaaaaataatattctttaATGATAATGAAACCTTTTAATTTTCATCCTGCgtgaactgattttttttttccactttAACTTAATTATCCACGGCTCCTTAATAATAAGGATTATTGTAGTTTTGAGGTTTTGTATGAAGTATCAATTAAAATATTCATATCAACTTCTCTAAAtacctaatttattttaaattttatattttacataatttttttttacaatagttATCTATCTATTTCCTAAATTTAGATTACATAAGAGTacttctttaaattttaaaaataaaatttattctctaaatattaaaatattatttaatttgggagagagaaaaaaaaataaagaaaatgaattgagtaatgaaaagtaaatgttacatatgtgagaaaaaaataataaaaaggtaggagaaaataaaaaaaatataataaaaattttaagataattaatataGTGTATAGTGGAAaatgattgtctaaatttaataaagtgaataattcattttaaattatagAGATATTATAGATCAATTGAGATAGATATTTTTCGTAGGGAGTTTAGTACTCATCtagttaaataatattaaatgttTGATTAGATTTGATGAAAGTCAAAGTTATTAATTTCTGGTTTATAATTTGAAAGAGAAAACAATGTCATTCAATTTTCTCCATTTTATTTCTacctaaaatcataaaaaaataaggGAAATAAAGTTTCAGTATCTAGTTGAAATAAATAAGAGAAATAATATTTAATGTGAGTAATTATCCATTGGTGAGGCGACCAAGGATTGTGTTAAGTATGATTAATTAAATATAGACACGTATGGCTTAGGCCTACTCAGAGTGAACGAACGTCACTCAACCTTTAAGTAATTTTCAACAGCAgttatttaattaattcctctctTTAGGCTTCTGTGTTTACTTTCGATAGAGGAGAGAAGAGGAAACGGAAAGATAAtggtaatgaaaaaaaaaaactgtccCTCATCTTCAAAGAAAAGCTGATCTCGCCTAAAATTAAAAGTTCTTTCCTTTCTAAAATAAATTACAACAATAATATTCGAGATATGCCACTACATATAAATACGCAAGCCCTTAAATTCTTATAAGAGGTCCATAAAATCCATTCTTAAGCTTTGTTGGGCTCTATTAATAAAAGAAGTGTGCAGGCCTTTCATGAGACCATAGGGGaaaaaaattatttaggtttttaatatttaaaaaatatataatataatataattttctcTCATCTTTTTTCATTTGGACTTGAGACCAACaacaataaatttattttttttaaaaaataaaatattaatttaaaaaataaatttttatataaaatttaatttctagatgtaaaattattaattaaatcttaatatttgagttttgataaaaaaatttctaattgataaaattattaaattatttaatctttcttgtgACAACATAAATAAcgctttattaattttaatttaaaaaaatctactGAAACTACACAAgtataattaataatattttaaaagttattcatgtattaggaaaagaatttaaattttttataacctTCAATATCTCAAGTATAATTTTTAATTCTGGATTTATGATTAAttctaataataaatttaaatcaccaTGTCTTGTCTTgtgttaaaaattttacaagattttaacactttatttttttaaaaaaaatagcatcataccatttaaatttttttttatctcatataaaaaattaaaattatattcatATATTTGAAAGTGTTCAAAACTAGTGAAGAAATAGCATGATCAAATATGATTatagtaattaattttaaaagattcatTCGGTGGAAATTTTatctcattaattttattctcatcaaatcatttatttcttttaattataagttttcataaaattttgatgtATATTCATTTCATTTACAATCTCTTTGATAAATATCACATTGAATCTATTTTCtctataatcattaaaaaaaaacttttaactaATCTAATGCAATAACAATGTTTATAGTTTTATATTGTAAAAATTTACTAGCAATATCAACTATGAATaatatatcataccaaataaacatacataataaaaattcaaaaatttcaaaGAATCTATGCCGAGTCTTTAATTTTAGCCACGGAACGTACTTCCATCGCTAATTAGCGTAACAGAAACGGTTTTTATCAACTAATTAGTGATGAAATTTACGTTTTCATCGCTACAATTAGTGACAAAAATTTACATTTTTGTCTCTAATCATAGCCACTGAATTATACTTTGTCGTAAATTtcctataaaatttaaattttatcgcCCAAACCATCTATCGAAATACCCGTTGCTAAAAGCGATTATTTTTGTGGTGGATTAATCGATCCAAAGTATATCTTATATCAACAATAGAACTACAAGTATCATGCAAAAAAAATCTTGGTAGCCTATTAAAATTATATCCTCCATTTGCATGATTTTTATTCTTTCTTTAGTTGAGCCCAACATTGTTTTTACATGACAAAATTGTCATTTTGCCCGAACACTATGTAAGAAACACTAAGTTTTTTCTAACATTGTTTGGGTTCATCCATGATTTatcatttacaataaagaacatcTCATCTTGTAATTCTCTTTTATTCCAAAGAAATATCAATGTTTCTACTTTCTAATATACCAAAGAACAATTAATAATATCAAACTTTACTATAAATAATGTTGGGCCTCTCTAtacttgttttaaaaatttatttcataaataaggAGCAGAAgtataataattttctaaattattataatatgcaTACCACACATATATAAGATACACACATACTCTAGATATAATAGTAGCAAAACACTTTAGTTAGAGAGTTATACTTGCGAGTTCATAATCGAACTTTGTAGAGAGCGTTTAACTAGCTTCGCAAGGCTAGCTTCTATTGAAATCAACGAACAAGTCTAACGAGACTTGTCTTTACTCGTATCCACATGGAGATATCCTTGAGACGACTTTGCTAAGTCAAGTGTCGTGTCttcactgttggtgcaatatcctctgGATCaggttgatcaggttgactaagcttgagttggctcaaacttgagttttgatgtttgggttttgatgtttgacaatatctgAAAATTAcagatgcaatcgtccgattggggagattgttgatacaattcccctctggtcaagggatgaccagtttgatgtgaagaagagtcaagtaggtcaaagggttgaccagatacttgactgggaaagtcctaactggaggttaggcaaaggtaaatcttggtgagtgaagtaaggtgaaagacttagtgagtgaagctaggtaattgaaaaatcctggtgagtgaagtcaggtgaaagatctagtgagtgaagctaggcagatggaaagtcccggtgagtgccAGACAGtaaaaaaatcctggtgagtgaagtcaggtgaaagatctagtgagtgaagttaggcagatggaaagtcccggtgagtgaagccgaacagtgaaaaaatcctagtaagtgaagccggtgaaaacactagtgagtggagctaggtgaaagtccaggtgagtgaagtcaggtagatgggaaaccctagtgagtgaagctaggcagaaggaaagacttggtgagtgaagccagacacataGAAATCCatgtggatcaaggttgaccgggcacctggtgttgggaagtccaagtagaccagaggagtgaccggatacttggcacgtggaaattcagatggatcaagggtgaccagacattTAGTGGAAGgaaattcaagtgggtcatggaggaccggacacttggcacaagatgcaaagtccaagtgggtcaaagggttgaccggacacttggcgaagaaGCCCCGGCAGATCAAgtttgactggatgctaggcatgaggagttccaacaggtcacggttaatCAAATGTTGAAATTAGggacccttgagcttgagttgagtaagtcaagggtggtcaattgatcaatcaatcgattgaaccaaggctcaatcgatcgattgaaccaaggctcaatcgatcagtcgatcgattgggagagtgttgcGATAAACAgcaacccaatcgatcgaccgatcgattaggag contains:
- the LOC121998046 gene encoding brassinosteroid-responsive RING protein 1-like produces the protein MGVPAAFHDALPPKFVCHIILLLGYVRRIICRGFEAVGLGDLLEHDDAPWPDSAQLEARRQESPRFWSPSALLIQEALPVVRYEEIATAAEGKYVGGGCAVCLYEFEAAEEVRRLSNCRHVFHRGCLDRWLEHEQCTCPLCRTPLLPEEMRGALDGSMWAAAAAVPDSYYDDLDDFYSSPAASQSSTMLLLHQQQPFSAY